In Novipirellula artificiosorum, the genomic window TGGCGTTGGCTCTCCCACCACCCTCACTTTCTTGAAGGAAACGTACCTTTGTCTGTATTGAAGCAATTCCGGCCTCGCTCCCGGGCAATATTTGGGATGTTTGAAGGTCCCCGTTTGACGCTGGCCGCACTGGCGATCGTGACCACTCTGGCAGCCTCGCCTTGTGGTGCAGAGACCGGCGGAAAGATCACGCCGACCCGATGGAAGTACACGCTTGACGCGCCAGCGGATGGCTGGGAACAACCCGACTTCGACGACTCGGAATGGTCGGAAGGTTTTGGCGGATTTGGGACTCGCTCGACTCCCGGGGCACGGGTTTCAACCGAATGGACGACCAACGACATCTGGCTCCGAAAATCGATCCAACTGGAATCGGTTCCGGCGGATCCGGCCTTGTACGTTGCGCATGACGAAGATGCGGAAGTGTTCATCAACGGTGAAAAGGTGCTGGCCGTGACGGGCTACATTGGTGAATACCGTGTTTTCAAGTTGGCTGAGGAAGAGAGCAAGGCTTTGAAAGCAGGCCGAAACGCGTTGGCCGTTCATTGTCATCAAACCAGCGGTGGCCAATTCATCGACGTTCACGTCATCGATGCCAACACGATTCCCAAACTGCCTCGAGCCAAACGACCGACCACTCCGTTCCAATCCGAGTTGATCACGAAGTGGGGCGAGGCATTGACCGCTGAAAACGCCTGGACCGAGTATCCGCGGCCGATGATGGCTCGCGAGCAGTGGCAGAATCTGAATGGAAATTGGAACTACGCCATTACGGACATCGAGCGAGCTGAAACCCCAGAGAACTGGGATGGCAAGATCTTGGTTCCCTTCGGACTGGAATCGAAGCTTTCGGGTGTTCAACGTTTGCTTGATGAAAGCGAAGCGGTTTGGTACCACCGCAAATTTTCAGCCGATACAAAGGCAGGCGAACGTTTGTTGCTTCATTTTGAAGCGGTTGATTACTCCTCGAAGGTGTTGGTCAACGGGCAGCTTGTTGGCGAGAACGTGGGTGGCAATAACCCGTTTTCGTTTGATATCACCGACGCACTGCAAGCGGGTGAAAATGACTTGGTCGTCCGCGTCGAAGACGCTACCGAGGGATCGCAACTGCGCGGCAAGCAGGTTCTCGAAGCACGCGGCATTTGGTACACCCAAGTTTCTGGCATTTGGCAAACGGTTTGGCTTGAACCGGTGTCCGCGCGGCACATCGAGGATACGACGGTTCGAACCGAACTGAATGAGGATCACAGCAAGGCAACGGTGAGAATGGATGTCGATCTTGCCGGCGAGCATGTTCGCGGTGAACAGCTTCGGGTAACGATCCTGGATGGCGAAAAAGTGGTCTTTGTTGGCACGCAGAACAGCGACGACTTCGTTGCCGCTGACATCGAATCGCCGAAACTCTGGTCGCCGTCGTCGCCGCACCTCTATCAAATGAAGGTGGCGATTGTGGATGCTCAGGGTTCCGTGATCGACGAAATCGATTCGTACGTCGGTATTCGAACGGTCGGAAAAACGACGGATGAAAACGGGAACCTGCGGTTTACTTTGAATGGAGAAACGATTTTCCATCTCGGACCGCTCGACCAAGGTTGGTGGCCCGATGGATTGCTGACGCCGCCTTCGG contains:
- a CDS encoding glycoside hydrolase family 2 protein yields the protein MFEGPRLTLAALAIVTTLAASPCGAETGGKITPTRWKYTLDAPADGWEQPDFDDSEWSEGFGGFGTRSTPGARVSTEWTTNDIWLRKSIQLESVPADPALYVAHDEDAEVFINGEKVLAVTGYIGEYRVFKLAEEESKALKAGRNALAVHCHQTSGGQFIDVHVIDANTIPKLPRAKRPTTPFQSELITKWGEALTAENAWTEYPRPMMAREQWQNLNGNWNYAITDIERAETPENWDGKILVPFGLESKLSGVQRLLDESEAVWYHRKFSADTKAGERLLLHFEAVDYSSKVLVNGQLVGENVGGNNPFSFDITDALQAGENDLVVRVEDATEGSQLRGKQVLEARGIWYTQVSGIWQTVWLEPVSARHIEDTTVRTELNEDHSKATVRMDVDLAGEHVRGEQLRVTILDGEKVVFVGTQNSDDFVAADIESPKLWSPSSPHLYQMKVAIVDAQGSVIDEIDSYVGIRTVGKTTDENGNLRFTLNGETIFHLGPLDQGWWPDGLLTPPSDEAMLFDIEYLKEAGFNMIRKHIKVEPRRFYYHCDRLGMLVWQDQPSGGVSPPWTRMKPDPVDADWTAVNHAQYMLELERMIDSLENHPSIVIWVPFNEAWGQHRTVEVGRWISRRDPSRLVNVASGGNFWPVGDVADHHAYPHPDFPLDQSRFNDYVKVVGEFGGHGFPVKGHLWDAGRRNWGYGGLPKTMQEYKDRYVESMRRLQELKAKGIAAGVYTQTTDVEGEINGLMSYDRKKIKIPAKKLRPIHAGLVE